One window of the Triticum dicoccoides isolate Atlit2015 ecotype Zavitan chromosome 3B, WEW_v2.0, whole genome shotgun sequence genome contains the following:
- the LOC119276727 gene encoding uncharacterized protein LOC119276727, producing MSGGASKRFGENEDFELLLSKSDIRESSYRKHSLWMAHWTRDGHSAEPQNSKSCSPFEEIDDVGYSKDCGNLPFELMKARMAESLMVGVSHGGASSGNTQQFSSNTWGVAHDVCQEVQCKNTDQFNRPFERSMVQKNLNVYAAKTVISERFSVHKPSDLSVDSHKLLSSDNLSSEWSHFPMFAINRKIDSILNPRRSALSVSSDKFFVPQYNLKANISASNTMAFSSKEYQFHTHQVSDENMTRCKSAAVIQPHQDDCLGLNSDHAGRNLKGHLSVEESCSCSKDETNSLGSPSKGSPYQSSKNKDIFSASRKDDEIVEALLEQKLGTSERCQKQQDWEEVVFYEPALDRQYQMKSVDASSIGKGIDVDINGQGVTFPNLLQGEQQYRKVDSAVNFTEISKLLDKIEKAPVMKSKGEALACRKPPRQKLTNSKQKGSCLFEMLTVPSKSHLTCSKDPTYSVNSRSNTSRCSLETQKQFSTKTDTLYSDTHDASKSIAGFASTSTQKDSGYPDSEKTERVVSSSTKRVSSCCEGNETINMSSEHQNSYSKATCASKKEWSIPKTSSMNLDLVLFQMSRMRNPISKAPTESPVCSDPNDKWLKRLKCDTSDPHVPCSKKPKTGDIATPGGACTVFGQVLDYKRDSACMIKQVKEDQVVHETLMDQQNQDASPMSTKSLNHWIGRWCQGGSPSFHGASSPAKQSRKSNTPPDCLEGQFPSIAAMAMMGRVMNKLRPCELEKRGPSVVWKTEGL from the exons ATGTCTGGTGGTGCTTCCAAAAGATTTGGTGAGAATGAAGACTTTGAACTTCTGCTGAGCAAAAGTGATATCAGAGAATCATCTTACCGCAAGCACTCCCTGTGGATGGCACACTGGACAAGAGATGGCCACAGTGCAGAACCTCAAAATAGCAAGAGCTGTAGTCCGTTTGAGGAAATCGATGATGTCGGATATTCAAAAGATTGTGGGAATTTACCTTTTGAGCTCATGAAAGCTAGGATGGCTGAAAGTTTGATGGTTGGAGTTAGCCATGGAGGTGCATCTTCCGGGAATACACAGCAATTCAGTTCTAATACGTGGGGTGTAGCACATGATGTTTGCCAAGAAGTTCAATGCAAGAATACTGATCAGTTTAATAGACCTTTCGAAAGATCTATGGTACAGAAAAATCTGAATGTATATGCTGCTAAGACAGTGATATCAGAAAGATTTTCTGTACATAAGCCTTCAGATTTATCTGTGGATTCTCATAAACTTTTGAGCTCTGACAATCTGAGTTCAGAATGGAGCCATTTTCCTATGTTTGCAATCAATAGGAAAATTGACAGTATACTCAACCCAAGACGGTCTGCTCTTTCTGTGTCATCTGATAAATTTTTTGTTCCACAATATAATTTGAAGGCAAATATATCTGCGTCTAATACAATGGCATTTTCATCAAAGGAATATCAGTTCCACACACACCAAGTATCTGATGAAAATATGACTCGCTGCAAATCTGCAGCAGTCATCCAACCTCATCAAGATGATTGTCTCGGTCTCAATTCTGACCATGCAGGAAGAAATCTGAAAGGACATTTGTCAGTTGAAGAATCGTGCTCTTGCAGTAAGGATGAAACTAACTCCCTTGGTAGCCCATCAAAAGGGTCACCTTATCAGTCTAGCAAGAATAAAGACATATTTTCAGCAAGCAGAAAAGACGATGAAATTGTTGAAGCTTTGTTGGAACAGAAGTTAGGAACATCTGAAAGATGCCAAAAACAACAGGATTGGGAGGAAGTAGTATTTTATGAGCCAGCATTAGATAGACAATACCAGATGAAATCAGTTGATGCTTCTTCCATTGGCAAGGGCATTGATGTGGACATTAATGGCCAAGGTGTGACATTTCCTAATTTGTTACAAGGTGAACAACAATATCGCAAAGTGGATTCTGCTGTGAATTTCACAGAGATCTCCAAGTTACTGGATAAAATTGAAAAGGCACCAGTAATGAAGAGCAAAGGTGAAGCACTGGCTTGTAGAAAACCACCAAGGCAAAAATTGACAAATAGCAAGCAAAAAGGGTCCTGCTTATTTGAAATGTTAACGGTACCATCCAAATCACATCTCACATGCTCCAAAGATCCAACATATTCGGTGAATTCTCGCAGTAACACAAGCAGATGTTCATTGGAAACACAGAAACAGTTCTCGACAAAAACAGATACATTGTACAGCGATACTCATGATGCATCAAAATCCATAGCAG GGTTCGCTTCAACGTCAACACAAAAG GACTCTGGTTACCCAGACTCAGAAAAAACTGAACGGGTAGTCTCTTCCTCAACTAAAAGAGTATCAAGCTGCTGTGAAGGAAATGAAACAATCAACATGAGCTCGGAGCATCAAAACTCTTATTCCAAAGCAACTTGTGCTAGCAAGAAAGAATGGAGCATACCCAAAACGTCAAGCATGAATTTGGATCTAGTTCTTTTTCAAATGAGCAGAATGAGAAATCCGATTTCCAAGGCTCCAACTGAGTCACCAGTATGCTCAGACCCAAATGACAAGTGGCTGAAACGCCTGAAATGTGATACTTCAGATCCACATGTTCCTTGTTCCAAGAAACCAAAGACTGGAGACATAGCAACTCCTGGAGGAGCATGTACCGTGTTTGGTCAAGTGCTTGATTATAAGAGGGACAGTGCTTGCATGATCAAACAGGTTAAGGAGGACCAAGTGGTGCATGAAACATTGATGGACCAACAAAACCAAGATGCGTCTCCTATGTCAACAAAAAGTCTTAATCACTGGATAGGGAGGTGGTGCCAAGGTGGCTCCCCTAGTTTTCATGGAGCTTCGAGTCCAGCAAAGCAATCGCGAAAGTCTAACACACCACCTGATTGTCTTGAAGGTCAGTTTCCAAGCATCGCCGCGATGGCTATGATGGGGCGTGTAATGAACAAGCTCCGCCCTTGTGAACTTGAGAAGAGGGGTCCTTCTGTAGTCTGGAAGACAGAGGGGTTATGA